One Bacillus sp. FJAT-52991 genomic region harbors:
- a CDS encoding 3-methyladenine DNA glycosylase, with product MKKDEQRQEEENLSLEQKEKIEQGIDIEPQREPEKPNQM from the coding sequence ATGAAGAAAGATGAACAAAGACAAGAGGAAGAAAATTTGTCATTAGAGCAAAAAGAGAAAATAGAACAAGGGATCGATATTGAGCCGCAGCGTGAACCGGAAAAACCGAATCAAATGTGA